One genomic segment of Rivularia sp. PCC 7116 includes these proteins:
- a CDS encoding DUF1822 family protein, whose amino-acid sequence MGRNISNSTSYTGQKIIQRMPQPGEIWEVNRSIHSPVEFSQEQQYQLYSDAARQFMRGIYPPMNVMIVTKEDSGVFSQEWQLITVMMLSGETQFLSDVDLLIPSDISGLEKDVLAQTWLVEEMFACNLVKPVGKRLSRNIYDLLLSVGDFDRQIVAQPPEKSEIELAGLKIGTKKAIEDLRIMDFHRHKLACSDVLSIPVAAYRTYLDSLNFTEAVLEEALEVDKDLLVDAKKKESKVNVLSQWLQNTFDAQWQLLWQTPSLAIATRSKFDSKPDGDEIAALIKQVFSPDEHYRRKAAKKLGEIALGNADGIEALVNLIRTTQNDETLWVAVESLWKINPGNPAAGVRKVKLLDLGMQLAGEAVALAVALVPKADGKIGVLLQAYSTDTETDDSDNSKPLLYLPPGLKLILLSETGETLREVTARNADIYVQLKFSGEKSEQFSVRVALNEASITEDFEI is encoded by the coding sequence ATGGGTAGAAATATCAGTAACTCAACATCTTATACGGGACAAAAAATTATCCAGCGAATGCCGCAACCTGGAGAAATCTGGGAAGTAAATCGCTCGATACATTCTCCTGTAGAATTTTCTCAAGAGCAGCAATATCAACTTTACTCGGATGCAGCAAGACAGTTTATGAGAGGAATTTATCCTCCTATGAATGTGATGATTGTCACTAAGGAAGACAGCGGTGTTTTTTCTCAAGAATGGCAATTAATCACGGTAATGATGCTGTCTGGAGAAACTCAATTTCTGAGCGATGTTGATTTACTGATTCCCTCAGATATTTCTGGTTTAGAAAAAGATGTGCTAGCTCAAACTTGGTTAGTAGAAGAAATGTTTGCTTGCAATTTAGTTAAACCAGTGGGTAAGCGCTTATCGCGGAATATTTATGATTTATTGCTAAGTGTGGGAGATTTTGATCGTCAAATAGTTGCTCAACCACCGGAAAAATCGGAAATCGAACTTGCTGGTTTAAAAATAGGAACGAAAAAAGCGATAGAAGATTTGCGAATAATGGATTTTCATCGACATAAATTAGCCTGTAGCGATGTATTAAGCATTCCCGTTGCAGCTTACCGCACTTATTTAGACAGTTTGAATTTTACAGAAGCGGTATTAGAAGAAGCTTTAGAAGTTGATAAAGACTTGTTAGTTGACGCGAAAAAAAAAGAAAGCAAAGTTAATGTTCTTAGTCAATGGCTGCAAAATACATTTGATGCTCAGTGGCAGTTACTTTGGCAAACTCCATCTTTAGCGATTGCAACTAGAAGTAAGTTTGATTCAAAACCGGATGGGGATGAAATTGCAGCATTAATAAAACAAGTATTTTCTCCAGATGAGCATTATAGAAGAAAAGCTGCGAAAAAGTTGGGAGAAATAGCTTTAGGAAATGCCGATGGGATTGAAGCTTTAGTTAATTTAATACGCACCACCCAAAACGATGAAACTTTATGGGTAGCGGTAGAAAGTTTATGGAAAATAAATCCCGGAAACCCAGCAGCAGGTGTGAGAAAAGTCAAGCTGCTTGATTTGGGAATGCAGCTAGCTGGTGAAGCGGTGGCTTTAGCAGTAGCTTTGGTACCCAAAGCTGATGGAAAAATAGGTGTTTTGCTACAGGCTTACTCTACAGATACTGAAACTGACGATAGCGATAATTCTAAACCGTTACTATATTTACCTCCTGGATTAAAGTTAATATTGCTTTCCGAAACGGGAGAAACTTTACGGGAAGTTACAGCTAGAAATGCTGATATTTATGTTCAGCTTAAATTCAGCGGTGAAAAGAGCGAACAATTTAGCGTCAGGGTGGCTTTAAATGAAGCAA